One genomic segment of Erpetoichthys calabaricus chromosome 7, fErpCal1.3, whole genome shotgun sequence includes these proteins:
- the LOC114654278 gene encoding cytochrome c oxidase subunit 7C, mitochondrial has protein sequence MFGQAVRRFTTSAIRRSHYEEGPGKNIPFSVENKWRLLGLMVVFFGSGFAAPFIVVRHQMLKK, from the exons atgTTTGGACAAGCTGTTCGTAGGTTTACTACCTCTGCTATTCGTAGATCACATTATGAGGAAGGCCCAGGGAAG AATATCCCATTTTCAGTGGAAAATAAGTGGAGATTGCTGGGGCTAATGGTTGTATTCTTTGGAAGTGGATTTGCAGCTCCTTTCATTGTTGTCCGTCACCAGATGCTCAAGAaatga